In Verrucomicrobiota bacterium, the genomic window TTTCTCGCTTGTTGTTTAGAGTAACGTTGATGAGGAAATCCACTTTTATAAGTGAACCTCCCGCTTGGACATTCTCCTGAGTTGGATTGTTATCCAAATTCCCCCATGTGCTTCCTGGATGCCCAATGTTTTCAGCACTGTGGTATTTCATAATGGTATCTACGCCAGTAACTCCTGGCAATGCTGCTTTGAAACCACCTGAAAAGCCTGCCATGAAATGGGGTTCAATAAACCCCATCAGGATTCTTCTGTCCGCCTTCAAATACTCGCTATTGAAATACACATCGTACCCGAACCTGGATTTCCCTACATTCGTCAGGCATTCGAAATCGAAACCGTTATGGTTAATACATCTATAATTTCTATAAATCGACTTACCGACCATGTATTCCCATTCTTCTTCCGTATTTTCTCTATGGGTTCCTGTTCCAGAAATGATGGTGTAGTTTTCTGCCGGTAGGTGAGCGAGCTCTTTGAATAGCCAGGTCAACAAGCGTTCGTTGGGCAGGGCACGCGTTATATCAGGTATTACAATAGCAACTGTTTCATTGGACCGAATAATTTCTTTCAGAGGAGGACAGCCGATTGGATCGTTTATGGCTTCTTTAAAGGCAGCTCCTTCATCTGCCAAGCCTTGCAGGAATTTTGGAGATAGAATTGTAGCTTCTAAACCTGTGAGCTCCAATTTCAGTCCTGATTGTCCGTAGTCGAGAATCGTATGCATGGTAAGTAGGCAAAATTACTCTTAGCCTAAGCTAGGCAGGATTCGCTTGTTGGTCCAAGCAAAGATTTCATCGAACCAAATGCTATCAGGTTTCCGATCCTGCATTGATTTCACTTCGGTTTGGAGTGGCAGGTACTTGTGGCGTCCATTTACCGAACCTTTTAATGGTGGTGGGAGGCGGATTCGAACCACCGAAGGGTTGCCCCAGCAGATTTACAGTCTGCCCCCGTTGGCCACTTGGGTATCCCACCAGTTTGGTAAAGAGGGGTAAATTGGTTAGTGACCTTGTCTTTGCCAAGCCATTTTTTGAACAATTTGTTCCCTGGATTTTCGGGCAGTAAAATTGCACGGCCTGTGCCACCTCTCAAAGAATTCCCGATTCCTTGAAACTATAGAAACCGAGCTTGCGCGGATCCTGATCCGGGAGGCCTATTATCACGTGGTCAAGTAAATCAATATCCAGGACTTCGGCGGCCTCCCTCAGTTTTCGAGTTACCTGAATATCAGCTGCACTGGGAGCTGGATCTCCACTTGGATGATTGTGGAACACGATAATTGCTGATGCTCCCAGGCGAACGGCTTCTTTAAAAACTTCTCTTGGATGAACCAGACTGCTGCTCGCAGTTCCGATAGTAATTTCAACTTCCCGGATAAGCTTGTTTTTCCTGTTCAAACACAAGGTCCAAAATTTTTCGATTTCGAGACCTCGTGTTATGGGTATCGCAAAGTCAAATACTGCTTCCGGGCTGTCCAGCAAGGGTGACTCACCCAGTTTCCCACGAATTACTCTTCTGGCCAGCTCCATAACCGAAACGAGTTGTAGGGCTTTAATGGTTCCAATGCCCTCCATTTTTACGAAATCATTTTTGCTCCAGTTAATGAGCTGCGGAAGGGAACCTGCTTTGCTCAACAATTCCTCTGAAAGGCTCAGCACATCCAGTTTTGCCGTACCACTTCGTAGGAGCATGGCCAGCAACTCTGAATCTTTTAGTTTGGTAGGACCGTGTTTTTCCAGCCGTTCTTGAGGTCTTTCTTGAACAGCCAGGGATTTTAACCGTGATATTTTTATCTCAGACATAACCGACTTCAGACATCCCTATGTTATGGGATTTGTTGTGATTTTCGTAAAGATAGAAGTTTGCTTTAACGAGTACGCAAAAAAGCAGCCTTGAAAGACTGCTTTTTTTAAAAATGCCTGGTTTATTTTTAGAGGTAGAACTTGATAAACGCTCTTTTTCTTAGGCTTTCGAGCCATTTGTCATGCTCAACTCGCGACATCTCTCCAACAAGTATGCCTTCGATTTGGTCGCGAACCTCGGCCAAAGGTTGGACACCGGCGGATTTACGATCCTCAATTTTTAAAATAAATAGATCGTTTTTAACCTGAACAGGTTGGCTATGTGCTCCTTTTTCCAGGGAAAACGCTACTCCACTCAGTTCATCGCGAATATCTGAGCGGTTTATCCAACCCCAATCGCCTCCGCGGTCTTTACGTGTATCCTGGCTATATTTTTTTGCGAGTTCTTCGAATTCTGATCCGTTTTCCAATTCTTCGATGATTTTGTTAGCAGTCTGCATCAGTAGATCCAGGTTTTCTGAGGCATAGGGTGCCAAGCGAATCAACTTAAGGTGCACACGTTCTTCCTGGTAGAAACGGTTCCGTTGCTCGTTGTAGAAATTTTCAATTTTAGCCGGGCTTAGGATGGAGCGAGATTTCCTTTGTTGGCTGAGCATGATTTGCACAATTACCTCTTCTTGAAGCTTGGTGCGGTATTCTCTCATGCTTAAACCCTGGCTTTTCAAGTATTCGAGGAACTTTCCACGATCGTTGTTAAACTCATTAATCAGCGTATCGTCGAATCGGTTTTCAACAAACGAACGCGGCATTTGGTAGCCTTTGGCAACAAACTTCTCGTTAAACTCCTTCATAATGAGCACCCGGTCGATGAGGTTCATCAATACGGAATGCTGGAGTTCATTGAGCATTTCCTGAAATTCTTCGTTATTCCGGGCCTTTCGTTGTAGGTTAGGTACAAGTGGTGCGAGATCTTTGCGAAGTTCTTCGTGTGTAATAATAGTCGATTCTACGATGGCAGCTATACCGTTCTCCGTTGGTAGCGAATCGTATTCTGATTTTTGTGCACAGAGGCTGCCTCCAATGATTGTGGCTAAGAATCCGGCTAGAATTACTGATTTGTTCATGCGACTATTTGAAATATCTTTTTGAAATTAATCAGGGTTGTAGAGCTTCCATTTCGGTTCGTCAAGAATCCTTGCCCTCAACCCAAAAGACTTCGACTCCGGATTTAAACGAATGTTCACCTGATCTTCGGTCTTCGATTAACGATTATTGGCGGTTAATAAACTGAAGTATCTCCTGAAGTTTTTTAAACGGATTTCTTGCCTCCAGTCGGGGAAATCTTGTCCCGATCATTATGAAATTGTCTTTTTTTTGTCCCGCCAAACGACACTTTAATCTATTTCCTTCAGACTCTACGCTATCAATTCCTTTTTCCTCAGCCAAAGCACGGATCTTGGAAATCTGGATCAATGCTTTTACAGCAGCTGGGAATTTTCCATAACGATCCACTAAGGAGAGTTCTACCTCCTTGAGTTCAGCGATACTATCCGCCATGGCCAATTCTCGATAGACTTCGATGCGCAATCGTGCTTCATCCAGGTACGATGGAGGTATGGACGCTTCAAGAACCCGACCTTGGGTAGCTTCAATTTCTTCGTTCTTTATAGCCTGGTAGCTATCCCTGGCCACTGATTTCACAGCTGTTGGTTTTTCGCCGGTATAGACAAAATCCAGCCGAACGGTTGCTCTTATCCGAAGAGCCGAAGGGTCGCCCTTTAAACGTGAAATACTTTGCTTTAACAGTTGGCAGTATAAATCAAAGCCGACGCCGGCGATGTGACCACTCTGCTCAGCACCCAACAGGTTTCCGGCGCCACGTAACTCAAGGTCGCGCATGGCAATGCGGAAGCCAGCCCCCAACTGGTTATATTGTTTTAAGGCGGCCAGTCGTTTGCGAGCCATGTCCAGGACTCTGGCATGTCTATGCAAGAGTAGATAGGCGTAGGCTTGGCGATTGAAACGTCCTACACGGCCGCGAATCTGATACAATTGAGAGAGCCCAAACCGGTCGGCTGCTTCTATGATGATGGTATTGGCGTTAGGAATATCGAGACCAGACTCAATGATGGTCGTTGAGATTAGGACGTCGTATTTTCCTTCTACAAAACGATTCATGACTCGTTCCAACACACCTTCTGACATTTGCCCGTGTGCAACAACAAAGCTCACCTCGGGCATAAGTTCTTCAAGTCGGGCTGCCACGAAATCGATGGTTTGAACTCGATTGTGTAAATAAAATACTTGGCCTCCCCTTGCTTTTTCTTTGCGTATCGCTTCACAGACGGTTTTGGGATCATACTGTTGAATGATCGTTTGAATCGGCCTCCGATTGATGGGTGCCGTTTCAATCACGCTTAAATCCCTCGCTCCCATCAGAGCCAGATGAAGGGTTCTCGGGATAGGAGTGGCACTCAGGGACAAGACGTCCACATTCAGTCGCAGTTCTTTCAGCTTCTCCTTGTGCTTTACTCCGAAGCGATGTTCTTCATCGATAACCAGTAACCCCAGGTCCTTAAATCCGACGTCTTTGGAAATCAATCGATGGGTGCCAATTATGATGTCGATATTACCCGCGGCGAGATCCTGGAGAATCTTGGTTTGTTCCGCCTTGGTGCGAAACCGGTTTAGCATTTCGACGGTCACGGGAAATGATGCCATTCTTTCGCGAAAGGTTTGGAAATGTTGTTGGGTCAGAACGGTCGTAGGTCCTAGAATCGCTACCTGTTTACCGTCTAGCACTGCTTTGAAGGCGGCCCGGATAGCTACTTCAGTTTTCCCGAAACCCACATCTCCACAAATCAGCCGATCCATGGGCTGAGTTTTTTCCATGTCTTTTTTGGAGGCCTCGATGGCCAGTAACTGGTCTTTGGTTTCTTTGTAGGGAAACGCTGCTTCAAATTCCCTTTGCCAATTGGAATCAGTCGGGAAAGCGTGACCCTTTTCGGAATCGCGTTCGGCCTGGTTTTTTAACAATCGAGCGGCGAGATCCAAGGTAGCTTCCTCAGCTTGCCTCCGTGTTTTTTCCCATCGGTTCGATCCTACCTTGCCCAGAGCCGGGCGAAATTTCTTTAAACCAACATACCGGGAAATCAGGTGCGATTCATTAAGAGGAAGATGAAGAATGATGCCGTCCTCGAACTCCAAGGAGATTACTTCCATGAATCCGGATTGAGGGCCGAGTTTGGTCAAACCGTGGTAGATACAGATTCCGTTCAGGATGTGAACGAGGAAGTCACCCTCGACCAACTCTGAGAAGTCTAATAATTGATCGACTTGCTGTTTGTTCGATTGGAGCCGGTTTTGTCCTGTTGGCATTCGCCTTCGGTAACGTGCGAATATCTCCGAATCAGATACCAGAACAATTCCATGATCTTTTTCTTTGCGTCCCAGAACTTCTTTGATGGTGTTCGAAATCTTCAGCCGAAAGCCTTGAGCCAGTGTTCCAATTGTTATGTCGGAAGCAAACGCTTTGAACGCAGGGTGTTCCTTAAGGAATTCTT contains:
- the larA gene encoding nickel-dependent lactate racemase, encoding MHTILDYGQSGLKLELTGLEATILSPKFLQGLADEGAAFKEAINDPIGCPPLKEIIRSNETVAIVIPDITRALPNERLLTWLFKELAHLPAENYTIISGTGTHRENTEEEWEYMVGKSIYRNYRCINHNGFDFECLTNVGKSRFGYDVYFNSEYLKADRRILMGFIEPHFMAGFSGGFKAALPGVTGVDTIMKYHSAENIGHPGSTWGNLDNNPTQENVQAGGSLIKVDFLINVTLNNKREITGYFLGDPFEAHKAGCEFCKETAMIPCDEAFDIVVTSNSGYPLDQNLYQAVKGMSAAAQILKEGGLIISAARCNDGFPDHGNFKRFLFEHDSPQAMLDKIYSPGFELLDQWQVQLLAIILLKGRVGLFSILPDEMVTKAHMIPVSDIRTTIDEEIVRLGRNAKIAILPEGPLTIPYLA
- the radC gene encoding DNA repair protein RadC; the protein is MSEIKISRLKSLAVQERPQERLEKHGPTKLKDSELLAMLLRSGTAKLDVLSLSEELLSKAGSLPQLINWSKNDFVKMEGIGTIKALQLVSVMELARRVIRGKLGESPLLDSPEAVFDFAIPITRGLEIEKFWTLCLNRKNKLIREVEITIGTASSSLVHPREVFKEAVRLGASAIIVFHNHPSGDPAPSAADIQVTRKLREAAEVLDIDLLDHVIIGLPDQDPRKLGFYSFKESGIL
- a CDS encoding peptidylprolyl isomerase, with translation MNKSVILAGFLATIIGGSLCAQKSEYDSLPTENGIAAIVESTIITHEELRKDLAPLVPNLQRKARNNEEFQEMLNELQHSVLMNLIDRVLIMKEFNEKFVAKGYQMPRSFVENRFDDTLINEFNNDRGKFLEYLKSQGLSMREYRTKLQEEVIVQIMLSQQRKSRSILSPAKIENFYNEQRNRFYQEERVHLKLIRLAPYASENLDLLMQTANKIIEELENGSEFEELAKKYSQDTRKDRGGDWGWINRSDIRDELSGVAFSLEKGAHSQPVQVKNDLFILKIEDRKSAGVQPLAEVRDQIEGILVGEMSRVEHDKWLESLRKRAFIKFYL
- the mfd gene encoding transcription-repair coupling factor; protein product: MRESLKKARQNAWLLQGVAVPAFGYISLLAAKSLRCKLNLILLSENNQLEQAVEDLNFFASLPNSDQTAVLPFPEDQKGGSGGLEPQLDRLSALTVLANNSPDTRLTIVTTLRALAQSTPAKQALRDSEIQLKPGVTCSFSDLIKRLNNLGYDHESEVEGPGQFAVRGGIIDIYPANALLPYRLDFFGDELEEIRTFEPNTQRSSLKVESLTIAAPPGKQLEESSSGFLEYLPESVLWEFWDPSRIEELSPGFFSNRSDELTLAKLLKQRESKRDKWIGFSELDDGGIFFNEEVKHDSVDSETLEHYRPLAASEAMRMDRFYQEQEERLRFFDRIQSWQKEGYKIVLSVQTQGEKDRLEEFLKEHPAFKAFASDITIGTLAQGFRLKISNTIKEVLGRKEKDHGIVLVSDSEIFARYRRRMPTGQNRLQSNKQQVDQLLDFSELVEGDFLVHILNGICIYHGLTKLGPQSGFMEVISLEFEDGIILHLPLNESHLISRYVGLKKFRPALGKVGSNRWEKTRRQAEEATLDLAARLLKNQAERDSEKGHAFPTDSNWQREFEAAFPYKETKDQLLAIEASKKDMEKTQPMDRLICGDVGFGKTEVAIRAAFKAVLDGKQVAILGPTTVLTQQHFQTFRERMASFPVTVEMLNRFRTKAEQTKILQDLAAGNIDIIIGTHRLISKDVGFKDLGLLVIDEEHRFGVKHKEKLKELRLNVDVLSLSATPIPRTLHLALMGARDLSVIETAPINRRPIQTIIQQYDPKTVCEAIRKEKARGGQVFYLHNRVQTIDFVAARLEELMPEVSFVVAHGQMSEGVLERVMNRFVEGKYDVLISTTIIESGLDIPNANTIIIEAADRFGLSQLYQIRGRVGRFNRQAYAYLLLHRHARVLDMARKRLAALKQYNQLGAGFRIAMRDLELRGAGNLLGAEQSGHIAGVGFDLYCQLLKQSISRLKGDPSALRIRATVRLDFVYTGEKPTAVKSVARDSYQAIKNEEIEATQGRVLEASIPPSYLDEARLRIEVYRELAMADSIAELKEVELSLVDRYGKFPAAVKALIQISKIRALAEEKGIDSVESEGNRLKCRLAGQKKDNFIMIGTRFPRLEARNPFKKLQEILQFINRQ